In the Nothobranchius furzeri strain GRZ-AD chromosome 15, NfurGRZ-RIMD1, whole genome shotgun sequence genome, one interval contains:
- the copz1 gene encoding coatomer subunit zeta-1 translates to MDSPILEPSLYTVKAVLILDNDGDRLYAKYYDDTYPTVKEQKAFEKNIFNKTHRTDSEIALLEGLTVVYKSNIDLFFYVIGSSHENELMLMAVLNCLFDSLSQMLRKNVERRALLENMEGLFLAVDEIVDGGVVLESDPQQVVHRVALRGDDVPLTEQTVTQVLQSAKEQIKWSLLR, encoded by the exons GAACCCTCTTTGTATACGGTCAAAGCTGTTCTGATTCTGGACAATGACGGAGACAGGCTTTATGCCAAG TATTATGACGACACATATCCGACGGTGAAGGAGCAAAAGGCGTTTGAGAAGAACATATTCAACAAAACACACAGAACAGACA gTGAGATTGCATTACTGGAAGGCCTAACTGTTGTCTACAAGAGCAATATAGATCTCTTCTTTTATGTCATCGGAAGTTCACATGAAAATGAG CTTATGCTCATGGCTGTTCTAAACTGCCTATTTGATTCCCTCAGTCAGATGTTGAG AAAAAATGTTGAGAGGAGAGCTCTGTTGGAGAATATGGAGGGACTCTTCTTGGCTGTGGATGAAATAGTGGATGGGGG CGTGGTCCTGGAGAGCGACCCGCAGCAGGTTGTGCATCGCGTGGCTCTTCGA GGTGATGATGTACCACTGACAGAGCAGACAGTCACCCAG GTGCTTCAATCTGCCAAAGAACAGATCAAATGGTCACTTCTTCGGTAG